Within Coffea arabica cultivar ET-39 chromosome 4e, Coffea Arabica ET-39 HiFi, whole genome shotgun sequence, the genomic segment tttaaaaaaaagtagttaactttgttggaaaagtaaatttatagattgctatttttctaaaataccctcacattaaatatggtgcaattttatgggaacttgaattgatagtaaaaaaagaatcaactctcattaaatgggataggtttatagtaacaactaattatattgaataagggtattttaggaaaattaaaatacaactatattcttcaattggaaagtggacaacaatttgggacagatgaaaaagaaatacagactatcaaagtgggaggGAGGGAGTATGATGTGCACATATGGCTAAATCACAGAGACCTCCCTAAAAGATTGCTGTAATTGCAAAAACTCATCTTAAGATTATATTTGTGAAAGTAATCCTATAGTTTAAATTTCAACTTATAAAAGTACGAACGAAACTATTGTCATAGCATATGTTAGACAATATAACAAAGTTAAACAAAAGTGGTAGTTCGGATGACTAAAATAACACATACTCCTtccgtcccattttgatagtcccgttttcctttttcgtctgtttCAATTGATAGTCCACTCtccaattgaaaaatatagttgtattttaatttttttaaaatatccttatttgatgtaagttgttgttactataaacctatctcatttaatgagagttgattcttttttaccattaattcaagttcccataaagttgtactctaattaatgtgagggtattttagaaaaatagctacctaaattgattgttccaacaaagttaactattgTTTCTTAAAGGGAAAATGACCTGTTTCATCCCTTacatttcgtaaaaatattcttttcgtctctcacttttaaaatgaagcaaattcgtccctgacatttaaaaattaaaactattacatccctgaacctaattttcaatctgaatcaaaccatctaataacccagtaataaattttgaaaatagaattgatagatcattcagtcaacttcatcatattcatatgacatttattaatccaaaaaaataaaaattataacataaaaggtcattctttgttttggaatagtaaagttttttttttttggataaatcttttcatgcacCGTTAGTATATCTGCTTGCGAATCTAgatgtgtatcataaatataaaatttgatgtttaaatttaaattaaaatgatatgGCTGTACATAAAACCATCAGTGTATATAATGataatgtagaaaagattaatctttcttttttatgttataattttttattttttatttttaggttcattaaattttacatgaatatcaagttgagttaaccaagtgatctaccaattacacccccaaaatttgtaatcaggttgattggtggtttgattcagattgaaatttgggttcaaggatgtaataattttagtttttaaatgtcaaggacgaaattgcttcattttaaaagtgagggatgaaaagaatatttttgtgaaatgttaaagatgaaaccgatcattttccctttcttaaattatgtgaaaaaaatcagaactatcaaagtgggacggaaggAGTATCACTCAAATTATCAGAGAATagtcacttctttttttttttttttgccttatcTCCGTGAGAGGTTGTGAATcttacaaaagaaaaatgaaatgacttgagagtcCCAACCAATAAGTTAATAGTGATTGTCGCTTTCATATTGTGCATAAGGGGTTAAATGTGAGAGTCCTAACAATAATGAATTCTAAAAACAATTTTCAAGAATATAAACGTAAAAGACCAGAAATTGCATGCAATGATGcagtgaaaattgaaaatctcCAATCCGGCAATCCCCCAAGTCTTCCCACAAAATATATTAGCCAACCATCACAAAAGTCTTCCCATTTCACAGTTCAGGAAAATGGCTTCAACCCAAGATGAACAAAACAACAAGTCAACCAACCGGGCATTGGAGCCGGATCTGGATATTCCAAACCAGCCTGGGCTTGAATTCGCCCAGTTTGCAGCCGGGTGCTTCTGGGGAGTGGAGCTGGCTTTCCAAAGACTGGAAGGTGTTGTGAAAACTGAAGTGGGTTATTCTCAGGGACACGTTGATAACCCGAATTACAAGTTGGTTTGTACCGGATCCACTAACCATGCTGAAGTGGTTCGGGTTCAGTTTGACCCTACTGTTTGCCCGTACACTAATTTGCTCTCTCTTTTCTGGGCTCGCCATAATCCCACCACTCTTAATCGCCAGGTTTCAAATGATTTGGCtttcatatatatttttttgtttcattttctgctttttttttttaatttgtttgttagttaatttttatttaattaattcatatgAATCCTTTATTTTAGTTGAAGAAAaagttaaattccaaatttagtAATTATTTTCTGGTTTCTGTTTCAATTATGGATTTTTGGGCAGTGAATTTGTTTGTCAGAGGGGATTGGAACGGGAAAAaaagttcttttttttattattatcttgGAACGGAAAgtttctttttgttgtttttttttttgcaaatttttttggTTTGAGTTTGAAACGAATAAATTTGACATGGGTTTGTTTTGTTCTATCTTCATCTTAATTATCATTTGATGTgataaaaaatttattcttgGCTTGGGCAATGATATGACCCAAATTTCTTGATTGAGGTATTCTTCACTTTGGTGCATATAGAATTTAGtaagggggaaaaaagaaaaaagggaatgtGAATTATTAAATCTAACAACAAAGAATGAATATCTCATTTTGACCCCAATTAATTCGCATGATCAAAACAAGGGCTTAATTTTCAGGTAACTGCATTAACTGTTAACTAGGCGAATACAAAATCTATTATTAACTGTTAATGCATTAACTGCATCAACAAAATCTGTGGGAGATATTTTCTAAGTTGGTTTACGGATTTTGGGTATAGTGGTGGAGATTAGAGGCAATGTTGAGCAAGATGCGAACTTCTTATTATTGTTGCATGGCTCAACAGTTTCAAAAAAGGTTGCCATAGAATTCACTTGACGAGCTGTGTGTGCTACCAAGGAGCAAATAATCCTCCAATGTTATCTTGTTTTGCCTACCGGCGAGTAGGTAATCCTCAACCAACGCTTTCGTGTTCTGGGCATTTAGCTAATGCTTGTACAGTGTTATTAGGAAAGGGTACCTAAAGCCTATTTGAGTGAGCTCCCCTATGGAGATTGATTAGATACCCTTAAAAGAAATGCAGAGGATGTATTGATGTCACCTGTGAGCATGGTTCAAAGTTGCAGTCGCGGCTGTGGCTCGGACCTTTCCACATTGGTCTCGGCATATTAGTTGCGGTCTTGGCGAGacacaaatttttaaaatatttaatattctagaAATTgtgaataatataaaaaaaatatgataaacaaaaataataaaaattagcaaaaataataaaaattcaagttGACTTGGGGTGATTCGGGACGACTCGACTGTTTCTATCCGTCTCGGCGACGTCTCGGCCGAGTTCTCGGTGATCCTTTATCTTGGAGTCATCTCATTCCGGTATTGTATCGGAGAGCTTCGTTCCGATAACGACTCGACCGAGTTGTCTTGgactcggccgagtctttgaaccatgcttgtgAGAAGAATTCTTGGGAGGGCCATTTTGGTAGTATATAGCAAATTGATTAGTGCTAACTGACTAGGAATTTGATGATGGTTTCTCAACAAATAAGTTGTTTTTTGGATTAAAATGTTCGACAGTGCATGTCTTGCTTGTATCTTTCAATTCGGTTGCACATCCTTCAGGTTGCTTAAGTTACTTTGCTGCTTGATCTCTGTTAGGGTGGTGATGTTGGCACACAATACCGGTCAGGAATATACTACTATAATGAGACCCAGGCTCAACTAGCAAAAGAATCACTAGAAGAGAAGCAGAAGGAATACAAGGACAAGAGGATTGTGACTGAAATTCTTCCTGCCAAGACATTTTACAGAGCCGAGGAGTACCACCAGCAATATCTTGAGAAGGGTGGAGGGAGAGGTAACAAACAGTCTGCTGCAAAAGGCTGTAATGACCCAATCCGATGCTATGGTTGATGCAGGAGACATTGCAGGCATCATACTCGAATAAGGCTGTGAAGTAACACATTTCGTGATATGTTGCATTTATGCGATTAGACTTTTAACTCTACTTCACATTGCATGCTTCTATTATAACGTAAATGCTTTCAGCTTCTAAGTTTAAACCTTTGGGTCAACCTGTGATGTTTATCATAATCACCTATTGTAGCAAAGCCTGAACTATCATATCTTGGCTGCTTGTACTATATATAATATGGAGATGTCTCTTGCAGAACAACCAATTTGTTGGATAAAGTTTTATTAAGATTTGTTTGATCCGACTTGTGGAGATTCTGTGAGAATAGGGATTGATCGttttattttccaaaaaataaaataatgtctaTTTTCCGATGTAGTTCATCGATCAAGCACAAGGAAACAGTTGACACCAGCTATAGTATATTGAGATCATTAGTATCCTTTTGGTCATTATATTTAAAGGAGGGTATGAGTAATTCTTTTCATCTAAAGACAGGAAATGCTCTTATTCAGCAAATTCAGTCATGGCTTTTCTTGAAGGGAAATAAAAGATATAGACAAGAGATAAAATTTTTATTGACCCATCAGTGTTCTTTCAATCTCAATACATCAGTATCACAATCACAGTGGAATCAGTACGAAGCGATTtgaagtttcaaagttttaagagttGATGAGAACTGCAACTAGGAGAGGAAAGCAATATTATCACTAGCTTTTCACAGTAAAAGAAACTATGCTGTGTTTAGAGTTCATCCTTAATCTCAGATGCATCAGCAGCTCCAACAGGATTGCTGGAAGAGTTTTTGATCGGATATGAGGGTTCCATGGCTATACCACAAAGTCCCTCTTTATCATCTATCCCGCGCTGCATCCTGATGTAGCCTTTCTCTCCCCATTCAGTTCCCCAAGAATTCCTCACAATCCAATATTTGGTTCCATCAAGTGTAGTTCCGTAGCCTACAATTGCCACCCCATGATCCAGTTCTGTTCCACAGTCTCCAGTAAATACTCCCTGTCATCGGAAACCAACAAATGTTAGATATTAATCAGATAAAATCCATAAAACCTCTCGTTTTTCTGAGTCTCTTCTCGTTTGCTATAGATATGTGAGATGCATCTCTAAATGTGATCTTTGAGACCTGGTCTCAAAGTACTATGAAATGCTGATGGTCTATTATGTAAGATATATGATTAAAAAAGGTTTACCTCAGAGTAGAACTGAAAATCAGAACCACCAGCATCTATGGCGACAGAAACAGGTTGGTTGGCCGCTGCTTTCAGAAGTGCATCCTCATCATTGGGAGGTACATCTTCATATCCATCGATTGAAACTACTGGCTGATGCAACTGCAAATTGAAGCATTGTGTTAACGAAAAAATATATAAGATCAGGTACATCTCAAGCTAAGCTATCAAATTAGTTGCTTTACAATTCAATGCCACAAACTTTACCTTCCGCGTATCACATCTACCATCCGCTGCCTTGTAGGGATAGTTTTGCTCACTGGTGATACCTCCCTGTTTCTTGATGAATTGGAACGCTAAATCCATCAGGCCTCCATTGCAACCTTGATTATCTGTGTTGTCACAATCGACAAGTTCTTGCTCCGATAATGAAACTAGCTTCTTTGTTCTGATATAGTTTATTCCCTCAACTGAAACGACTGTTGAAAATGCCCAACAACTACCTGTAGTAACATCATCAAGAAAGAATATGCAATCTTAAGCATCATCATAACCAATTCCAGAGTTCAAATCTTAATTTGTAGCAATTTATAGACTGCATATATCAGGATATTTTTAACAGTAGTCTTACCACATTGGCCTTGATCCTTTATAGGAGTTACAGCACCTTTCTGCCTCCAATCAACAGAAGGTGGAGCACGATCATCGTTAGCATACATAAAAGTTCCATTGTCAGCTTTTTGTCCTCTGAGCAATCTGTGATGCTTAATCTTGGATCCAGCATAAAAGCTTCTGAATTCATGGTTAGTCAGGTCAGCAAACTTGTTAAGTTTCAACTTATAAGGTTTGTCCTTCTTGTTGAACTGATGGACATGGAGAACATTTGATTTGAACACGTTGAACCTCTTAAGCTTCTCATCAAGACTTGTGGAGTCTCTATGATGGCTTCTCCACCTCTCATACAAATCCCACAAACTCTCCTCAGTTTCTAACTCCTTTTCATGGAAGTCGAAACTCGATCCGATCTCAAGAACTAAAGCTAAAGAAAGAGCAACAAGCAAGAACTTCTTCATTTGCATTGAAATTGTACCTAGTGATCAACAAAGCGTGCAAGTTATGATATGGTAAGTAAGTGACTGCTTTGTTTATATAGAGAAATTGATCTAAGAGATAGAAGGAGGAGGTATGGTTGAACGAGATAAGCAAATATTCCTCAATGATATGGACTTAATTGATTCCTTATGGGTAAGAACAACCTAAAAATAATTGTGATACTATGGCCAAGAACTCATGATAGGGCAGCAGGAGAATGCTTAGTACAGAGATGGATGGAGGATTCCTATCCTATCCTATTCAGGTTGATTATACAAGCAAGGCCTTTTTATAAGTTCATATGGTTAGTAATTTAAACACTTTAAGcaaggaaagaagagaaaaaaggcTGTTCAGGGAATGAGCAGTTGTGAACCTTGCATTGCGCGAGTAAACGGAATTCCTTCTCAACTGACTTCCAAGAATTGGGAACCTTTTTGGTCATAAAGTTTCCTTGTTCAAATTCTTGTGCTTTTCAACCTTTGCTAATGTCATAAGGGACTCAAGGGCCAAGGAAGGAGttaaaattttgagattaaTTTCCAAGGTGCAATTTCTATTTTCCAAACCATTCCTATAACTTTTCTAGTGAAAGCAATTCATTAAGTTTTGTCATTTGTGTGaatatatcattttttttttcattgacGTTGGTGTGAATTAGCTCAAAATTTGTTTCTATTGTcaaagaatttaaaaagaaagaaaagaaaaaaagcccTTATGAAATAAGTATGGGGTAGTTGGGGTGGTGGACTTGGGGAAGCTAACACGCTATCATGTTGTGTGGTAGCGCAAGGGAAGGAGAGGTGACGAATATAGCGGTTAGTTACGTTGTTAGGGACTCTTATGCCACGCTTTCTTGCATAGTGGCGAAATAAAGCGTTATAAACTGCTACTTTTGCTTATCCGAATTCAGATATTTTTCTGCAACATTTTTCTCTAAAAAGAAATATGAACAATTCTTCTTTTGGGAACAAATTACATGaccatttttttttgggcttaGTTTCTCTTAGGTATAGGAGTTATTCCTataaagttcttcatttttctttcttattaaaaaattatggaataacgaaaaataaaatgatgggAATAAGTGAAGTAAGAAAAGGAATGAAGAATGTAGAGTGAAAAGCTTAAAATATTTTGGCTGCCTTGGGAAAGGGTTATTTGAACAATTTGCTGGCCTTGTTCTTTATGGACTACTTGACTACGaaatataaaagaaattatgtcttaaaaggggaaaaaaataaattctcCTCCAATTCCCCATCTAGAAATATGTTAACtgaaaaaattagtaaattttTTTGCATTTGGAAGTCTAAGTATTATCTATTTACCTCTAAATATTATAACAACATGATTGAAgttgaccaaattttttaaTACATATTTATGTATTAATTTAGTGAAAATTAAAAACTATATTCTTAGACGTAGTATTTTGGGCACGAAAGTCGACTTGTTCTTAAGATAATCCGACTGATTAGGTCTGATAACTATTAACTAATCAAATGTAAACTCTAAAAATGTGGATCATCTAAAGAAAAGTGTCATACTtagaaaattgttttttttaaaaaaaaaattagaactttAATAACGAATACTCCAAGCCAAAAATCTAAGACTTAAGGCCTTAAGGGTATCCTATCCTTTGTCCTCTATCCATAATGTATTACTTTGTTTACTTCAACTGcacaaataaaaaatgcaaaCTTTGAGTTGATTTTCTTTGAAAAGATGAAGAGTCTTTAGTTTGATAAACAAGTTTTGCACTTAATAATGTCGTGCCCATGAATCCATTACCTTCGTGTTCTTTGTTGCGTTTGTCATGTTTCAACTGAAGCTTCTATCTGAGGATACCATGCAAAAAGATGGGATTACACCAAATTCCTCCCTCAGCTATGCATTaggttttgccaaaaaaaaagaaaaaagggaacaaGTTGCTTGTAGGACTTCTTTAGCGTGAGGTAtgctggggggggggggggggggcaggTTTCCCAATCAAGAAGGGGCAAGAGTTAAACTTTTTCTCAGTTACATGTATTTCTATCTATAGGTCTGATGATTAATATGCTTTCCTTGGTAATGAAAGGTGCAAAGTAATATAATTAGTTGCTTGATTCATAAGTGACATTTCTTTGGTTTAGTGATAAGTGTAAGCTTAACTGCCAATTAATAATCAACCTGCTGTATTTGTTTAGGTAAAATATAGCTAGAGTTGTCAAAATAGGTGATTCGAACGGTTTGACCGGGTCATAATTGAACAATGAGTATAACTAGGTCAaaccatttatacccatatatatatatatatatatatatatatatatatatgggtataaatgatgGGTATACATTTAATGAATGGGTGTAGGTATATCATCCAATTATCATTTATGAGTCACTTAAAATTctacttattttttttctattttttcgcATGTTGTTTCACAAGAAATAATGGTATTTTGTTGTTATTAAATTGgtaagaaattcaaatttattttcttaataatcatcaaaagttgagtttaaatgtataattatttttaaattggtATAAGTGAGTGAATCGAGTCAACCCACTATGCACCAATTAAATGAATTTAATTGGTTATCCATTTTGATCCATTCAAAATTAATGAACAACAAACTTAAAAAACccaatttataataaaaaaattctttACACAGGAAGGGTAACGTACCTAACCCTTTCTCGATATTATGGTTACTCTATCACCAGTTGATCaaccaaggaaaaataaaaaagtcaaACTCGGAAAAACGATATAATTCCGAtaagaaagataattataccaaGAATAGTGACGTAGAAACTGCATTGTGCTTGGGAGAAGAAACTTGACAAATGTACTCTCATATATATTCAGAACTAGGAATTTCAAACAATTTAAACTAAGCCGAATCCAATAACGTTGAAGAGGaatattttccccctttttgtttttagtgCTGATGCTATGAAAAGTTGGCTTTGACAGATTATGAATCTTTGTCGACAAGGCAAATTCCAATCAGAGTACACTAACTCATTAAAGTTGGCTTTACTTTAATGAGTGGTTTGAACAAGAAGGTAACAGCACCGGTGCATTGTGCTCAATATTAGCAAAAGATGCAACCATGGCAAGATCTCTGGTTGCTTGCAGATTGGCGTTCCAAGTTCAGTCGATTTCGGGAGTAGCTTTGGCAGTCATTTTGTCATTGGCACTGTCTTGGAGACTTGATCTTGTAGCTGTTGCAATACAAACAGCTGCCATCCGTGCCTTTTATCTCAAGGCCAAGATGATGACTAGCATGTCCAAGAAAATGTTGCAATCACAAAACAGAAGCAATGAGTTAGCAAGTGAGGCTGTTGGAAACCATAGAATTATTACAGCATTTTACTCTCAGGAAAAGGTGATGACATTGTTCAAAGAAGCACAGataggtacgaccgttgattatCCCTAATTAGGAAATACTCCTAGgcacgaccgtaggaattaattttctaattgcattaaaaactagaaaagcctaacccaaattaataacacgctatgagggttatttaaatcagattgcatgtTCCCCTAGTGTAAGAAAACACTAGTTGCTACTAATATTaaccaattaaacaattacggatttaattgattaaattgACAAgagattaaaaaattaaattgcacatcgggcccttgatatccaattaacaaaataatcccataaaaattcaaatagaaaacatgcaaatattaataaattaagaaaCACATGaaaattaattagatctcacagatatttgggactgcgtcttcgcgttgatccttgactagaggagaaaattagTCATGCCTCATAAGAAAATCTCCATGCAATTTAATTGAATTCAAAGACATAAACACTCACTAATAATTTAGAATAAAACTTTGAATCTCCGTAGACTCTTTGAAGAAAAATTACATACCACACAACAAAAGAAGGAACAAGTTCCTTCTTACATAAAAGACTACCTATTCTCCTACGGAGCTTCTTTGGagagaaaactaaaaactagtCTAATGTcttctaaatatatatatatatatgtatatatatataaaataacattgttaaaaaatatatatatatataataaaattattttcttttttttttagccttcaattatgtttttcttttaaaaaaaatattcaaatttttgcattaaaaaaaaatcataaacataaaaaaaaaatcaaaatacaatTACTTCCCTTCTTAACATTCGGTTTAGTTTTTCAGCAATTCAATTtctgaattaaaaaaaaaatgtaagaccaaaaaactatttttttttctcttttcttctttttcttttctttctttcctttcttcttcttccccgctgcccgcctcttcttcttcctcgcGCACTCCGCCTTGCTCTCTCCTCCTTGTGCGACCTCCACCTGCGCGAGTCACCAGCTCCTCCCCCGACTTCCATCGCCGCCAACCCAGCTCACCGCAGCTCCTCCTGAGCTCCCGCAGCTACCAGCTCGCCATCGACAGCCAACCCAAGCGTCTGCCGTCGCCGCAGCCTCAGTTCAGCCCAGCCACGCCACGCCACCAGCTCTTCACCCTCCTTGAGCTAGCTCATCTCCGTTTCCCCACCTAGCTCGTCGACCTGCGCAAGCCACCACCAGTCCGCGTCCACCTCTGCTGCTGCTGCCAGCGCCGCCACCCCAGAGCTGTGCGCAGCTCCTCCTCCCTGTCCATAGCTGCCGCCGACTGCCGCCGACTGCCGCCTGAAGCCCACAGCAATCCAGCTTAACGCCATCTCCTCGTTGCTCGCACGCGTCGCACTACCAGCTTGCGTCGACCTCCTGCTGCTGTCACCAGCTCACCCAAGTGCCGCTCTCTCTTCCACTTCGCAAGCTCCGCTGTCCGACACCCAAGTCATCTCGACACCACCAGCTCCACCGTCTGCCAGCTTGAGCTAGCTCATGCTAGCTAGCGCGCCTCCACCTGCGCGCACCACACAAGCCAGCGACCTCCATCATCTCCCTCGCAAGCTGCTCACGCCACAACTCGCGCGACCATCGAGTGACACCCATAGCCGCCGCCGTCGGTAGTTGGGTAAATTTATGGTctcttaattttatttcaatttcttgatattGATGGGATTTAGATGATTGTGAATTTGTTGGGTAAAATTGTTTGATTGCATTTGTGTACTGGAACCAGTGGGTTGGGTTTCGTCTGCTTGATACCCTTATTGCACTTTTAGTTGAGTAATTTTCTGGGTTGGTTTGTTAAATTACTATTGCCGTTGGTTGACTCTAGGTACCTTGTTTGGGAAGCATTCGGTTTTGTGATTTCAATTACTAAGCTCATTGGAGCACTTGCTGctattttgggttgtattttctgcatttaactAACATTTGGACCGCCATTGCTTATTGTTTGTAATTGTTGCTTTGTCGAGGCTTTTGTCTAAACCTTGAGTGCCTCACGTTTCCATTTTCTTGATTGAGGTGGGCGTCTATGTTGCTTCATTACCTGTGAagtgcaccagtggtactggtgtACGTATTGTGGCTACAATTGTTGGTTCTATTTGGTTGGCTGATGGTTTGAAAGCTAATTCCCTTTTGATTAAGTTGTTCACCAATTTCTGAACTACTGTTGATTCCCAACATCTGATTTCTTAAGTCACTTGCTAATTTTAGTAGGTTGAGTCCTATATTTGACTGTCCAATTGGTGACAGTTGTTGAGCTTTTGGGGtgagcaataaaaaaaaaaatatttgttattCTCTGTGATTGTTGGAGGCCATCGATGTCATTTTCTTGTTGGTTCAATCTACTTGCTGTGCCAGGGTTCCTTGCATTGTTGACATTAGCTACATTTATTGGGCATTTGTTTGTTGCTTGGAGGCTGTTGTTCATTCATCTGGAGTGCTGTTTCTGCATCTGTTGGTCGCTTTAGTTTCCTGATTGGTTGGAGTGATAACTACCACCCATGGTGAAGCCACGGTTTTCCTCTAAGTCTAGAACACCTAGGACATCTCAAACACCCCAACCCACCATTCCCGCCTCTGACCCCTCGCACAACCCTTCTTCCTCTGGACGGAGGGCTCGCCTTGGGAGACAGAGAAGCGTCCATATTTCTGATCCTTCACATTTTGGTGGTAATTTGAACTTCACCAGAGCCGCCGACAAACAGCGATATGCTATTTGTTGCGAACGGCGAAttattccttgctgctatcagGACGCCGCCACCTTAAGTCTTTTGAA encodes:
- the LOC113740689 gene encoding putative multidrug resistance protein, whose protein sequence is MARSLVACRLAFQVQSISGVALAVILSLALSWRLDLVAVAIQTAAIRAFYLKAKMMTSMSKKMLQSQNRSNELASEAVGNHRIITAFYSQEKVMTLFKEAQIGTTVDYP
- the LOC113742780 gene encoding vignain-like translates to MQMKKFLLVALSLALVLEIGSSFDFHEKELETEESLWDLYERWRSHHRDSTSLDEKLKRFNVFKSNVLHVHQFNKKDKPYKLKLNKFADLTNHEFRSFYAGSKIKHHRLLRGQKADNGTFMYANDDRAPPSVDWRQKGAVTPIKDQGQCGSCWAFSTVVSVEGINYIRTKKLVSLSEQELVDCDNTDNQGCNGGLMDLAFQFIKKQGGITSEQNYPYKAADGRCDTRKLHQPVVSIDGYEDVPPNDEDALLKAAANQPVSVAIDAGGSDFQFYSEGVFTGDCGTELDHGVAIVGYGTTLDGTKYWIVRNSWGTEWGEKGYIRMQRGIDDKEGLCGIAMEPSYPIKNSSSNPVGAADASEIKDEL
- the LOC113742782 gene encoding peptide methionine sulfoxide reductase-like, translated to MASTQDEQNNKSTNRALEPDLDIPNQPGLEFAQFAAGCFWGVELAFQRLEGVVKTEVGYSQGHVDNPNYKLVCTGSTNHAEVVRVQFDPTVCPYTNLLSLFWARHNPTTLNRQGGDVGTQYRSGIYYYNETQAQLAKESLEEKQKEYKDKRIVTEILPAKTFYRAEEYHQQYLEKGGGRGNKQSAAKGCNDPIRCYG